The region GGCGACGCCTCCAAGACCGACGCGGGCAGCGTGCTCGCCGGCCCCCTGTGGAAGTCGATGAAGGCGGTCAAGGCCAAGCACGCCGTGAAGGTCGACGACGACCCCTGGTACCTCAACGCCGGCCCCACCGCCGCCCGCCTCGTCGTACGACAGCTCGCGGACACCCTCGGCAAGTGACCGGTCCTACCTCTGCCGCACGCCGCACATCCGCCCCGGCGGGCGTGCGGCGTGCGACCTGGCTGGGCGTGGCCCTCCTCCTCGCCGTCACCGCCGCCGCCCTCAGCCTCGCCGTCGGCACCCGCCCCGTCCCGCTGTCCGCCGTCCTCGACGCGCTGGTGCACGGCGGGAATTCACCGGACGCGCTGGTCGTACGGTCCCTGCGGATGCCGCGGACCGCGATCGGAGTGACCGCCGGTGCCGCCCTCGGACTCTCGGGGGCGGCGCTCCAGGCGGTCACCCGCAATCCGCTCGCCGACCCCGGCATCCTCGGCCTCAGTCAGGGCGCGGCGGCCGGTGTCGTGTTCGCCATCGCGCTCGGCCGGGCGAACGGCTTCGACGGGTACGTCTGGTACGCCTTCACCGGCGCGGTCCTCGCCGCCTGCGTCGTGTACGCCATCGCCTCGCGCGGACGCGGCGGAGCCTCCCCGGTGAAGCTGGCGCTCGCCGGAACCGCGCTGTCGGCGATGACGGCGGGGGCCACGACCGTCGTACTGACGTCGAGTTCGGCCACGCTGGACCAGTTCCGGTTCTGGCAGGTGGGCGCGCTCAGCGGGCGCGACGCGGAAACGGTGGGGCACATGCTGCCCTTCCTCGCCACCGGGGCACTCCTCGTGCTGGCCTGCGCCCGCGGCCTGGACGCGCTCGCGCTCGGCGACGACACCGCACGGGCGCTCGGCCACCGCGTCACGCTCGTACGGGGCTGTGCGGCGCTCGGCGCGACCGTGCTCACCGCGGCCGCGGTCGCCGCCGCGGGCCCCATCGCCTTCATCGGCCTCGCCGTCCCCCACCTCGCCCGCCGACTGGTCAGTGGCGGCCACCGCTGGAC is a window of Streptomyces mirabilis DNA encoding:
- a CDS encoding FecCD family ABC transporter permease, which produces MRRATWLGVALLLAVTAAALSLAVGTRPVPLSAVLDALVHGGNSPDALVVRSLRMPRTAIGVTAGAALGLSGAALQAVTRNPLADPGILGLSQGAAAGVVFAIALGRANGFDGYVWYAFTGAVLAACVVYAIASRGRGGASPVKLALAGTALSAMTAGATTVVLTSSSATLDQFRFWQVGALSGRDAETVGHMLPFLATGALLVLACARGLDALALGDDTARALGHRVTLVRGCAALGATVLTAAAVAAAGPIAFIGLAVPHLARRLVSGGHRWTLPLSALLGAALLLAADVAGRVVRAPAEVPAGVMTALVGVPVLVVLVRRKGMAS